Proteins from a single region of Strix uralensis isolate ZFMK-TIS-50842 chromosome 12, bStrUra1, whole genome shotgun sequence:
- the PSME3IP1 gene encoding PSME3-interacting protein — protein MDGGDGTADLVINKRFVSESELEERRKRRQEEWEKVRKPEDPEECPEEAYDPRSLYERLQEQREKKQQEFEEQFKFKNMVRGLDEDETHFLDEVSRQQELLEKQRREEELKELNEYRSTLTKVGVSMDPKKETEKKLPMKSVENKNKFSQAKLLAGAVKHRSSDGGNSVKRLKLDTDHDEKNQEKPSCVPLGSSSVGGSTVHCPSAAVCIGILPGLGAYSGSSDSESSSDSEGTINSTGKIVSSVFRSNSFFDGP, from the exons ATGGATGGGGGAGATGGTACTGCTGACCTTGTGATTAACAAGAGGTTTGTGTCTGAATCGGAGCTGGAGGAGCGGCGAAAGAGGAGGCAAGAGGAATGGGAAAAGGTCCGAAAACCTGAGGATCCAGAAG AATGCCCAGAGGAGGCATATGACCCACGTTCGTTGTATGAAAGACTTCAGGAACAgagggaaaagaagcagcaggagttTGAGGAGCAATTTAAATTCA AAAATATGGTAAGAGGCTTAGATGAAGATGAGACACATTTCCTTGATGAGGTTTCTCGGCAGCAGGAGCTACTAGAAAAGCAACGAAGAGAAGAAGAGCTGAAAGAACTAAACGAATACAGAA GCACTCTCACCAAAGTGGGAGTCAGTATGGACCCAAAGAAGGAAACTGAGAAGAAATTGCCcatgaagtcagtggaaaacaAGAACAAATTCTCTCAGGCAAAGCTGTTGGCAGGAGctgtgaaacacagaag ttcagATGGTGGTAACAGTGTGAAGAGGTTGAAACTAGATACTGATCATGATGAAAAGAATCAAG AAAAACCATCCTGTGTTCCCTTGGGGAGCAGCTCAGTGGGAGGCTCCACAGTCCACTGTCCCTCAGCAGCCGTGTGCATTGGGATCCTGCCTGGCCTGGGCGCCTACTCGGGGAGCAGCGATTCGGAGTCCAGCTCGGACAGCGAAGGCACTATAAATTCCACTGGAAAGATCGTCTCTTCTGTCTTTCGTAGCAACAGTTTCTTTGATGGTCCATAA